A window from Megalobrama amblycephala isolate DHTTF-2021 linkage group LG21, ASM1881202v1, whole genome shotgun sequence encodes these proteins:
- the myog gene encoding myogenin isoform X1, giving the protein MELFETNPYFFADQRFYEGGDNFFQTRLTGGFDQAGYQDRSSMMGLCGDGRLLSNGVGLEDKPSPSSSLGLSMSPHQEQQHCPGQCLPWACKVCKRKSVTMDRRKAATLREKRRLKKVNEAFEALKRSTLMNPNQRLPKVEILRSAIQYIERLQALVSSLNQQEHEQGNLHYRAAAPQGQVSSSSEQGSGSTCSSSPEWSSASEHCAPIYSSTHEDLLNDDSSEQTNLRSLTSIVDSITGTEVTPVPYTVDISK; this is encoded by the exons ATGGAGCTTTTTGAGACCAACCCCTACTTCTTCGCAGACCAGCGTTTTTACGAAGGCGGCGATAACTTCTTCCAAACCAGGCTGACAGGAGGCTTTGACCAAGCAGGATATCAAGACAGAAGTTCCATGATGGGCTTGTGTGGAGATGGACGGCTGCTGTCCAACGGAGTGGGGTTGGAGGACAAACCGTCTCCATCATCTAGCCTCGGTCTGTCCATGTCTCCTCACCAGGAGCAGCAGCACTGTCCGGGTCAGTGTCTGCCTTGGGCCTGCAAGGTGTGTAAGCGTAAGTCGGTGACCATGGATCGACGGAAAGCCGCCACTTTGAGGGAGAAGAGGAGGTTGAAAAAGGTCAACGAGGCCTTTGAGGCTCTTAAGAGGAGCACGCTCATGAATCCCAACCAGAGGCTGCCTAAGGTGGAAATCCTGCGCAGCGCCATCCAGTACATTGAGAGACTCCAAGCGTTGGTCAGCTCCCTCAACCAGCAGGAACATGAGCAAGGAAACCTGCATTACAGAGCCGCAGCTCCTCAAGGG caGGTGTCGTCCTCCAGCGAGCAGGGCTCTGGCAGCACCTGCTCCAGCAGTCCAGAGTGGAGCAGTGCGTCAGAGCACTGCGCCCCCATCTACAGCTCCACCCACGAGG ATCTCCTGAATGACGACTCCTCAGAGCAGACCAACCTGAGGTCTCTGACCTCTATTGTGGACAGCATTACAGGAACAGAGGTGACTCCGGTGCCCTATACAGTGGACATAAGCAAATAA
- the myog gene encoding myogenin isoform X2 encodes MELFETNPYFFADQRFYEGGDNFFQTRLTGGFDQAGYQDRSSMMGLCGDGRLLSNGVGLEDKPSPSSSLGLSMSPHQEQQHCPGQCLPWACKVCKRKSVTMDRRKAATLREKRRLKKVNEAFEALKRSTLMNPNQRLPKVEILRSAIQYIERLQALVSSLNQQEHEQGNLHYRAAAPQGVSSSSEQGSGSTCSSSPEWSSASEHCAPIYSSTHEDLLNDDSSEQTNLRSLTSIVDSITGTEVTPVPYTVDISK; translated from the exons ATGGAGCTTTTTGAGACCAACCCCTACTTCTTCGCAGACCAGCGTTTTTACGAAGGCGGCGATAACTTCTTCCAAACCAGGCTGACAGGAGGCTTTGACCAAGCAGGATATCAAGACAGAAGTTCCATGATGGGCTTGTGTGGAGATGGACGGCTGCTGTCCAACGGAGTGGGGTTGGAGGACAAACCGTCTCCATCATCTAGCCTCGGTCTGTCCATGTCTCCTCACCAGGAGCAGCAGCACTGTCCGGGTCAGTGTCTGCCTTGGGCCTGCAAGGTGTGTAAGCGTAAGTCGGTGACCATGGATCGACGGAAAGCCGCCACTTTGAGGGAGAAGAGGAGGTTGAAAAAGGTCAACGAGGCCTTTGAGGCTCTTAAGAGGAGCACGCTCATGAATCCCAACCAGAGGCTGCCTAAGGTGGAAATCCTGCGCAGCGCCATCCAGTACATTGAGAGACTCCAAGCGTTGGTCAGCTCCCTCAACCAGCAGGAACATGAGCAAGGAAACCTGCATTACAGAGCCGCAGCTCCTCAAGGG GTGTCGTCCTCCAGCGAGCAGGGCTCTGGCAGCACCTGCTCCAGCAGTCCAGAGTGGAGCAGTGCGTCAGAGCACTGCGCCCCCATCTACAGCTCCACCCACGAGG ATCTCCTGAATGACGACTCCTCAGAGCAGACCAACCTGAGGTCTCTGACCTCTATTGTGGACAGCATTACAGGAACAGAGGTGACTCCGGTGCCCTATACAGTGGACATAAGCAAATAA